Within Pseudomonas tructae, the genomic segment CCATGAAGTGGCCGAAGTGCTGCCGCGCCTGCCCCTCAAGCCGATCGCCCAGGCTCCGGAGTGGGTTGCCGGGGTGCTTGCCCATCGTGGCACGCTGGTGCCGGTCATCGATGTCGGCGCCTTGAGCTTCGGCCGGCCGGCGCCGGTGCGCACCAGTACACGCCTGGTGCTGGTGCATTACCGTGTCGATCCGTTGCGCCCGGATTTGCTGCTGGGGCTGATCCTCGAACAAGCCACCGATACCCTGCGCTGCGATCCTGCTCAATTCCAGCCCTATGGCCTGGACAACCAGCAGGCACCTTACCTGGGGCTGGTGCGTGAGGACGCCCACGGCCTGCTGCAGCGTATTGGTGTGCAGGACCTGCTGCGCGCCGAGGTGCGCCAGCTGTTGTTCCCGCCTGAGAATGTGGCCAGCGGCGAGGGGCAGGCATGAGCGGCGAACAGCGGTTTTTTCGTTTTTTGCAAGATCGCATCGGCCTGGATGTTGCCTCGGTCGGTGCCCCCATGATTGAACGCGCATTGCGTCAGCGCTGCTCGATCGTCGAGGCCCGTGACCTCGATGATTACTGGCTCAGGCTGCAGCAGTCGAGCCAGGAACAACAGGCGCTGATTGAGGCGGTGATCGTCCCGGAAACCTGGTTCTTCCGCTATCCGGAGTCCTTCAACGCCCTGCTGACCCTGGCGCGCAAACGCCTGGCCGAGCTGGCCGGCATGCGTGCACTGCGCATCCTCAGCCTGCCGTGCTCCACTGGCGAAGAGCCGTATTCGATCGCCATGGCCCTGCTCGACGGCGGCTTGGCGGCGCACAGCTTTCGGGTCGACGCCATGGACATCAGCCCCAACTCCATTGGCCGCGCCGAACAGGCGCTGTATGGGCGCAACTCGTTCCGCGGGTCGCACCTGGACTTTCGCGAGCGGCACTTTAGCGAAACCGCAGAGGGCCAAAGCCTGGACGAACGAGTCCGCCAGCAGGTCAAGTTGCAGGTCGGCAATGTGCTGGACCCCGCGCTCAACGCCAGGGAAGGCAGCTACGACTTTGTGTTCTGCCGCAATCTGCTGATCTACTTCGACGTGCCCACCCAGCAGCGGGTGTTCGAGGTGCTCAAGAGCCTGATCCATGAGCAGGGTGTACTGTTTATCGGCCCGGCCGAGGGTAGCCTGCTGGCGCGCATGGGCATGCGCCCGGTGGGCATTGCCCAGTCTTTCGCCTACGTGCGCCAGACCGAGATGGAGCTGGCGCCGCCGAGCAAGCCGCTGGCCATTGCTCTGCCGTTGACGGTGCCGGTGAGCGCCGCCAGCGTACCGCGCCCGGCCCCGGTGAGCGTGCGCAAGATCAAG encodes:
- a CDS encoding chemotaxis protein CheW codes for the protein MNDLQPRRKQDVTVHGTLYLVFRIGDQRFALDAHEVAEVLPRLPLKPIAQAPEWVAGVLAHRGTLVPVIDVGALSFGRPAPVRTSTRLVLVHYRVDPLRPDLLLGLILEQATDTLRCDPAQFQPYGLDNQQAPYLGLVREDAHGLLQRIGVQDLLRAEVRQLLFPPENVASGEGQA
- a CDS encoding CheR family methyltransferase, whose protein sequence is MSGEQRFFRFLQDRIGLDVASVGAPMIERALRQRCSIVEARDLDDYWLRLQQSSQEQQALIEAVIVPETWFFRYPESFNALLTLARKRLAELAGMRALRILSLPCSTGEEPYSIAMALLDGGLAAHSFRVDAMDISPNSIGRAEQALYGRNSFRGSHLDFRERHFSETAEGQSLDERVRQQVKLQVGNVLDPALNAREGSYDFVFCRNLLIYFDVPTQQRVFEVLKSLIHEQGVLFIGPAEGSLLARMGMRPVGIAQSFAYVRQTEMELAPPSKPLAIALPLTVPVSAASVPRPAPVSVRKIKPIAPPPARSVAQESAGELLAKIARLANAGSSAEAQAACALFLQQYPPNAQVFYWLGLLSDTAGDGADALSHYRKALYLDPQHSEALVHLAALLASQGDVAGARRLQERAARRADRESEQ